The following coding sequences lie in one Crassostrea angulata isolate pt1a10 chromosome 10, ASM2561291v2, whole genome shotgun sequence genomic window:
- the LOC128165959 gene encoding protocadherin Fat 3-like, translating into MKTFCATWDVPVNTVVENRISATRTPAPHSPDTLVYEIIGEYPAQSFFGVDRLTGQISVIQDLRLDGLKTTQYKILILTYGTDKPDLRSTATVTIDVQRNLNGPRFFPQSDSIELPETTSTDFWSMPQNVTDQDSSKITCSIIGDTKSVEYFQVDPNTCVLSLKKSLKDDPDLTTTYNVLIEAVDNEQSPLTNKKTITITVFRDASPPSFQNLPATITISETRTVGDSVYAASATENWRGKIQYEIVGVYPAPSFFDVDKYSGVIRIIRDLKEDRIATEIYTLLIAVYDTKNHNSKATSEVIINVKRKPATFEFSQTIYVVQLPEITPVGSRILQVFPANASDSAIYAIETSFPLSGVNIFNMDAFNGIITTRMSLHSGTNYFYQLEVKATDKSNPLRTGVTTVFVIVEDFCCLSNNRTCELNSNAPIFSAPLYFVNVMEGDYSTNNLPLIEVSASDNDFGPDGNLVFEIQSVSNNGDGKFQIQQKPSEKKATLICIGKISRDLTYVIVVRVSDQAIHVSRKRSSSVPVEIKVVPFRK; encoded by the exons atgaaaacgTTTTGTGCTACCTGGGATGTGCCTGTTAATACCGTTGTAGAAAATCGTATTTCTGCCACCAGAACTCCAGCACCTCATAGTCCC GATACATTGGTCTATGAGATCATTGGTGAATATCCAGCTCAGAGCTTCTTTGGCGTCGATCGTCTCACAGGACAAATCAGTGTTATTCAGGATCTCCGCTTGGATGGATTGAAGACCACTCAATACAAG attCTAATATTGACCTATGGAACAGATAAGCCAGACCTTAGAAGTACAGCTACAGTGACAATAGATGTGCAGAGAAACTTGAATGGTCCCAGATTCTTTCCACAGTCTGACTCTATCGAGCTTCCCGAAACAACAAGTACAGACTTCTGGTCCATGCCACAAAATGTTACTGATCAAGACAGT TCCAAGATCACTTGCTCCATCATTGGAGATACCAAATCTGTTGAGTACTTCCAAGTTGATCCCAATACCTGTGTTCTCTCCCTGAAAAAGTCTCTTAAAGATGACCCAGACCTTACTACAACTTACAAT GTTTTGATTGAGGCTGTAGATAATGAACAATCTCCACTAACCAACAAAAAGACCATAACAATCACTGTTTTCAGGGATGCCAGCCCACCAAGTTTCCAGAATCTTCCAGCTACAATTACCATTAGTGAGACCAGGACAGTTGGTGATTCAGTTTATGCTGCATCAGCAACAGAAAATTGGAGG GGCAAAATTCAATATGAAATTGTTGGCGTTTATCCAGCTCCTTCATTTTTTGATGTTGATAAATATTCTGGAGTTATCCGAATTATCCGAGACCTCAAAGAAGACCGAATTGCAACAGAAATATACACT TTATTAATTGCTGTGTATGACACAAAAAATCACAATAGCAAAGCAACATCAGAAGTAATAATCAACGTCAAGCGCAAGCCAGCAACCTTTGAATTTTCTCAGACAATTTATGTTGTGCAGTTACCGGAAATCACACCTGTGGGCAGCAGAATTTTACAAGTCTTTCCAGCAAACGCAAGT GATAGTGCAATCTATGCCATTGAAACCTCATTTCCTTTGTCTGGAGTTAACATCTTTAATATGGATGCATTTAATGGGATCATTACTACAAGGATGTCCCTTCACAGTGGAACAAATTACTTTTATCAa CTGGAAGTAAAAGCAACGGACAAATCCAACCCTCTCCGCACTGGTGTAACCACTGTATTTGTTATCGTGGAGGATTTCTGTTGTCTATCCAACAACAGGACGTGTGAACTGAACAGCAATGCACCAATCTTCAGCGCACCACTGTATTTTGTTAACGTGATGGAAGGGGACTATTCGACAAATAATCTACCGCTTATAGAG GTATCAGCAAGTGATAATGATTTTGGACCTGATGGTAACCTTGTGTTTGAAATACAAAGTGTGTCAAATAATGGGGAtggaaaatttcaaattcaacaGAAGCCGTCAGAAAAGAAAGCAACTCTTATTTGCATCGGTAAAATCTCAAGAGACTTGACCTATGTAATTGTGGTTCGTGTCTCTGATCAAGCAATCCACGTTTCTAGAAAAAG aaGTTCCTCTGTTCCTGTAGAGATTAAAGTAGTACCATTTAGAAAATAA
- the LOC128165960 gene encoding protocadherin Fat 4-like has protein sequence MCKFLISNMHIVSIVWMINLQYVVSQTGTSQTTVAINISEDKNAPVFLNSPYSTTITENYLVGRMVIAVTAVDSNPVSSIRYMIEPPGPRYFTINEATGNITVAKELNTSLETTFQFKVSTYDSGEPQYKSTAYVTIFVIRNLNAPRFIENSISVTVDQNAKYNFMVANTTAEDADGDILRYTMTGNPLSEVQTYFGIDPDNGDIFLRELLTSPPRQSYQLFVFARDQRLVNEKTGTATVNVFIDFDDAPRYLDNLPYTANIQESQSINSPVAQMRGTDPDLKGNLTYESIGMYPAEDYFRVGPSLGRVSLIRDLKSDPSGLQTYTLRVVIYDSMYPRLKATGDVVINVARNPFAPQFSPNADYRATVQENVTLGYQVLDIDATDSDNDPVTFEIVNSAPSGGENFFYLDPNTGVLMIKRLLTNTPETFYQLTVKASDGRGRAANATASITITRIPSDQRPVFTSTPNATITFKQPVSSSVITVAAQDPNPVGNIRYELVGIFPAQDFFAVNPTTGSVTVTRDLATDSFETMQYTLRLEAYDTNNPNLRAVGLSFITVIRNPASPVFSAADYSHVAEETLQVGTKLFDINATDVDGDPILYDIVQDQNGIAGNEFFLLNRDSGKFYLIKDLRLTTQNAFSFRVRARDQGRPEKFATANVLISVTRDNGPPTFIQRDYIFEVSETEPVNNIIPFASIKAQDVPTRGSLVYEEDGDGFAMSYFALDRNTGAIKVEKSLLTTNESYFELKATAYDTFYPDNKANTTVKITVRRNQNEPQFSQSAYNTEINEYHQFGVTVFRVLAADADRDVVLFSIEPPNDFFYIEKYSGRIYLRRSPSINPTVSEYTFLVLASDQRSPPRIANATMTIRIRRNQPPVILELPLVTSQSENTPVDSIVYTVKAADPDMRPGSRLVYTLIGDGSGPTFFSLNNLTGEIRIKAGFRDDLTLQYVLRISVYDQEIMDMRTTSTLIINALRNTNQPRFNQRFYVYNITDTKRPSTVVGQPNATDFDGDRLQFFLTGDATAREYFYVNRDTAEIILIKNLDTATVKTFNLQLRVEDGRVPLKTDTVQVTINVARDLELPIFINDPYNFNTDEERPINHTLGTVTAIDPDIRGRIQYEVVGIYPAPSFFDVDKDSGVVRIIRDLKEDKSATGTYVLRISAFDSRDPSKNTLTDVTITVARNVNPPVFDRTTYSTRITELYSMGIPVLNITATDPEGTQISYTLVRDNTVGGNALVYFYIDANGGLYLRKPLTAPDVPGQFNMVVAATDSGRPSRTTEVNVFVGVDKINPPVFLGIPYTRRLEERTLNGTSIITVRTSPSTDIVYEIVGEPPAPYLFFVEQNGDIHIKKDLTTDKSMEYKIRVRAYQRNTPSKYAETDVVVIMLRNINPPTFTPDSFSTSVNYDDPVGQRVLQVQAADVDQDVLQYSISGDANCQNSFYIISATGEIILVKSLKTTNDVLFQCTLSVTDNGYPTPKTDTATLVINVVRGTNPVFGNQNLNVNIREDPS, from the exons TGGCCAAGGAGCTCAACACATCACTGGAAACCACATTCCAG TTTAAAGTTTCAACATATGACAGCGGAGAGCCACAGTACAAGTCTACAGCATATGTCACCATCTTTGTCATTCGAAACTTGAATGCTCCTCGATTTATTGAAAACTCAATCAGTGTGACAGTGGATCAGAATGcgaaatacaatttcatggTGGCTAATACCACTGCAGAGGATGCTGATGGG GATATTCTTCGGTACACTATGACGGGAAATCCACTGTCTGAGGTACAGACATACTTTGGTATAGATCCAGACAATGGAGATATTTTCCTCAGAGAGTTACTGACTAGCCCTCCCAGGCAATCTTACCAG ttGTTTGTGTTTGCCAGAGATCAGCGTCTTGTGAATGAAAAGACTGGCACAGCCACAGTAAATGTTTTCATTGACTTTGATGATGCACCACGCTACCTTGATAATCTGCCATATACCGCCAACATTCAGGAGTCTCAGAGCATCAATTCACCGGTTGCTCAGATGCGCGGTACCGACCCAGATTTGAAG GGTAATTTGACATATGAATCCATTGGAATGTATCCAGCAGAAGATTACTTCAGGGTTGGTCCATCATTAGGTAGAGTTTCCTTAATCAGAGACCTGAAATCAGATCCATCAGGATTGCAGACCTACACT CTAAGGGTTGTGATATATGACTCGATGTATCCAAGATTAAAAGCAACAGGAGACGTAGTGATCAATGTGGCCAGGAATCCATTTGCCCCGCAGTTCTCTCCCAATGCAGATTATCGTGCCACAGTCCAAGAGAACGTCACTCTGGGATACCAAGTGCTGGACATCGATGCCACTGACTCTGATAAT gATCCAGTAACATTTGAGATAGTCAATTCTGCTCCATCGGGTGGTGAAAATTTCTTCTATCTCGATCCTAACACTGGAGTTTTGATGATCAAAAGGTTGCTGACAAACACACCTGAAACTTTCTATCAG ctGACAGTCAAGGCTTCTGATGGCAGAGGGAGAGCAGCCAATGCCACGGCCAGTATCACAATCACCCGTATCCCGTCAGACCAGAGGCCAGTCTTTACATCTACTCCCAATGCAACCATCACATTTAAACAGCCAGTCAGCAGCTCTGTCATAACTGTTGCAGCTCAAGATCCTAATCCTGTG gGTAACATAAGGTACGAACTTGTTGGAATTTTCCCAGCCCAGGATTTTTTTGCTGTCAACCCAACCACTGGATCTGTAACTGTCACACGAGACCTTGCTACTGATTCCTTTGAAACCATGCAATACACA CTCCGGCTTGAAGCCTACGATACAAACAATCCCAACTTACGAGCTGTTGGTCTGTCCTTCATCACCGTGATTAGAAACCCTGCCTCACCTGTATTTAGTGCCGCTGATTACAGCCACGTAGCTGAGGAGACTCTACAAGTGGGAACCAAGTTGTTTGATATTAATGCAACAGATGTTGATGGG GACCCTATTCTGTATGATATTGTACAAGACCAAAATGGAATAGCAGGCAATGAGTTCTTCTTGCTGAATAGAGACAGTGGAAAATTCTACCTCATTAAGGATCTTAGACTGACTACTCAAAATGCCTTCTCA TTCCGAGTCAGAGCCCGAGACCAGGGACGTCCTGAGAAATTTGCAACAGCCAATGTTTTGATCAGTGTTACCAGAGACAATGGTCCTCCCACTTTCATCCAGAGAGATTATATCTTTGAAGTCTCTGAAACAGAGCCAGTGAACAATATAATTCCATTTGCCTCCATTAAAGCTCAGGATGTTCCCACAAGG GGGTCTCTGGTTTATGAAGAAGATGGAGATGGATTTGCTATGTCCTATTTCGCATTGGACAGAAATACCGGAGCCATCAAAGTAGAGAAGAGTCTCCTTACCACCAATGAATCATACTTTGAG ttgaAGGCAACAGCTTACGATACCTTCTACCCTGACAACAAAGCCAACACTACAGTCAAAATTACTGTGAGGCGCAATCAGAATGAACCTCAGTTCAGCCAGAGTGCATACAATACTGAAATAAATGAGTACCATCAATTTGGTGTGACGGTATTTAGAGTATTAGCTGCAGATGCAGACAGA GATGTTGTGCTTTTTTCCATTGAACCACCCAATGACTTCTTCTATATTGAGAAATACAGTGGCAGAATCTACCTTCGCAGGTCTCCGAGTATAAATCCTACAGTGTCAGAATATACT ttcctGGTCTTAGCCAGTGATCAAAGAAGTCCACCAAGGATTGCAAATGCTACAATGACCATCAGAATTAGACGAAACCAACCACCCGTGATCTTAGAACTACCTTTAGTAACTTCCCAGTCCGAAAATACTCCTGTTGATTCAATTGTGTACACAGTGAAAGCTGCAGATCCAGATATGAGG CCTGGGTCCAGACTTGTGTACACATTGATTGGAGATGGCTCAGGTCCTACATTCTTTAGTTTGAACAACTTGACTGGAGAAATCCGCATAAAGGCAGGATTTAGGGATGACTTAACATTGCAATATGTG TTGCGGATATCTGTGTATGACCAGGAAATCATGGATATGCGAACCACAAGCACATTAATTATCAATGCTCTGAGAAATACAAATCAGCCCCGATTTAATCAACGTTTCTATGTGTACAACATCACAGACACTAAACGACCAAGTACTGTTGTTGGTCAACCAAACGCCACCGATTTCGATGGA GATAGGTTACAGTTCTTTTTGACTGGAGATGCCACAGCCAGGGAATACTTCTATGTGAACAGAGACACTGCTGAGATCATTTTAATCAAGAACTTGGACACAGCAACTGTCAAGACATTCAAT CTACAGTTAAGAGTTGAAGATGGACGAGTGCCTCTAAAAACGGACACAGTTCAAGTGACCATCAACGTGGCACGTGATCTGGAACTACCAATCTTCATCAATGATCCGTATAACTTTAACACTGATGAAGAGAGACCTATAAACCATACCTTAGGAACTGTCACCGCTATAGATCCTGATATACGG GGCCgaatacagtatgaagttgtTGGAATTTATCCAGCACCTTCATTTTTTGATGTGGATAAAGATTCAGGAGTTGTCAGAATTATCCGTGATCTCAAGGAAGACAAATCCGCAACTGGAACCTATGTg ctgagaATATCTGCCTTTGACTCTAGAGATCCAAGCAAAAACACTTTAACAGATGTAACAATAACAGTGGCCAGGAATGTGAACCCACCTGTGTTTGATAGAACTACGTATTCTACCAGAATCACAGAGTTATACTCTATGGGAATACCAGTTCTTAACATCACAGCAACAGACCCTGAGGGC ACTCAGATCTCATACACCCTTGTACGAGATAACACAGTGGGAGGCAATGCCTTGGTCTACTTCTACATTGATGCAAATGGAGGCCTGTATCTTAGAAAACCTTTGACTGCACCCGATGTACCTGGACAGTTTAAT ATGGTGGTTGCAGCCACTGATTCAGGAAGACCATCAAGAACAACGGAGGTCAATGTTTTCGTTGGTGTGGACAAAATCAACCCTCCAGTATTCCTGGGCATCCCTTACACTAGACGGCTGGAGGAGAGGACACTCAATGGAACCAGTATCATCACCGTTAGGACTAGCCCCTCTACCGACATTGTGTATGAAATTGTGGGAGAACCACCAGCTCCATATCTATTCTTTGTGGAACAGAACGGAGACATTCATATCAAGAAGGATTTGACCACAGACAAATCAATGGAATACAAG ATAAGAGTCCGGGCATACCAGAGGAACACTCCCTCCAAGTACGCTGAAACAGATGTGGTTGTCATAATGCTGAGAAACATCAATCCACCAACATTTACCCCTGACAGCTTTAGCACTTCAGTGAATTATGATGATCCCGTCGGACAGCGAGTCCTACAAGTTCAGGCTGCAGACGTTGATCAGGAT GTACTTCAATATAGCATAAGTGGCGATGCAAATTGCCAGAACAGTTTCTACATAATCAGTGCAACAGGGGAGATAATTTTGGTCAAAAGTCTTAAAACCACCAACGATGTCTTGTTCCAA TGTACTTTGAGTGTGACAGACAATGGTTATCCAACACCCAAAACAGACACAGCTACCCTGGTGATCAATGTAGTAAGGGGAACTAATCCAGTGTTTGGTAACCAGAATCTGAACGTTAATATCAGGGAAGATCCCAGTTAA